The genome window acactagaactgatgcataaaattttataatgtagataaaattgaaaatacgaTGAGCACTCGTAAAAATCGAGGTTGTGGCATTCGTGGGTGCAGCAAGCGCCGTAAGAGGGATCAAGCAGAGTCTTTCTCTCTGGGCAATATGCCGAATTTAAACATAAGTGAGACACCAGTTTCACCTGctactgagactgggtctcaaagCCACTCGGCTGGGGACAACGcactgtcccaagccatgttgaGGGTGTTGGAGAGGGTCTAGGGTCCGTGGGTCGGTAACTAAAAGACTCCGGTCTAATGGAGCTAAGCTGTTTAGGGAAGTCGCTAGAGTCGCCCTTACTATGGACGAGTATTGGTTGGAGGCCACCGAGAGGATTATGAACGGCATCGACTACACTCCTGAGCAGAGATTGAAGGGTGTAGTTTATTTGCTAAGCGATAAGGCGTATCAGTGGTGGTTATCGATAGAGGAGGGTACTCAACCGGATCGTCTGAACTGAGACTACTTTAAGACTGCCTTCTAGGGAAAATATGATAAAGATGCCCCTGATGTGATCATAGgtacgttctttatttttgatgcTACATATACTGCTTTGATAAACATAGGTTTTACATACTCATATATAGTTAGTTCTGTTTCTGAAATCTTGGGGATTTCTGTTGAGTGTACTTCTGGGGAGATTATTGTTCTGAGTCCGTTAGGGTAACTTATTCAGGTTAGTAGACTATATAAGAATGTTCTATTAAGGGTATAAGGGGATGTGTTTCTAGCAAATTTGATGGAGCCACCATTTGGGGAGTTCGACTTAATTCTGGGTATAGCCTAGTTAGTTGAGCACTGAGTTAGCTTGGATTGCGCGACTGAGAGGGTTGTTCTATTGACCGAGCATGATAAGGAGGTGGTTGTGATTGGTGAGCATCGAGATTACCTGTCTAATGCAATCTTCACTCTAGTGGCTAAGAAACTGGTTCGAAAAGGGTGTAAGGCGTGTTTGGCTTACGTCAGTGTTTCAGTTTCTAGGGACTCTTCTGTTGGGGATATCAGAATAGTGAGGGAATTTCTAAATACTTTTTCTGAGGAGTTGTCAGGTTTACCTCTGAATCAGGAAGTTGAGTT of Gossypium raimondii isolate GPD5lz chromosome 3, ASM2569854v1, whole genome shotgun sequence contains these proteins:
- the LOC128039897 gene encoding uncharacterized protein LOC128039897; this encodes MDEYWLEATERIMNGIDYTPEQRLKGVVYLLSDKAYQWWLSIEEGFTYSYIVSSVSEILGISVECTSGEIIVLSPLGLDCATERVVLLTEHDKEVVVIGEHRDYLSNAIFTLVAKKLVRKGCKACLAYVSVSVSRDSSVGDIRIVREFLNTFSEELSGLPLNQEVEFSIKLVWGTAPVSIAPYQALVLFVKKRDGTMRMCIDYRQLNKLTVKNKYPLPRINNLFDQFRGDLVFSKIDLRSEYHQLRVKEADIHKTAFRTRYDRYKFQVMPFGLTYATATFMDMMNRVFQ